A single window of Rhodococcus jostii RHA1 DNA harbors:
- a CDS encoding LacI family DNA-binding transcriptional regulator, with protein sequence MTTMHDVARAAGVSQAAVSYAYNQPHKLSAARRAHIFQVAAELGYAGPNPAGRNLRTGQVGALGLMITDSLRYAFDDPATSQLLKGISEVGELAEVALTLLPCPLESTRVAEGSGVLVRGAVDGFLAYAMPDGHPGMQTAMSRRLPIVVIDGPNPGGLPRVGIRDRQAAKEIAEHVLSLGHRRVGFLVDRLVPDGKGGPVDAARTRAARDHVMKERLAGYASACRKYTVPWSSTVVVEAGGFDYELSRTAVETLLDAGPVTAVIAASDLLALAAIDVAHERGLRVPQDLSVVGFDDIPAARAAGLTTVRQPLVDKGREAAQLLLDIIGGGAGREITLPTELVVRESAGPVTADR encoded by the coding sequence GTGACCACGATGCACGACGTCGCCCGAGCCGCAGGCGTGTCCCAGGCCGCGGTCTCGTACGCGTACAACCAGCCCCACAAACTGTCGGCAGCGCGGCGCGCCCACATATTCCAGGTGGCCGCGGAACTCGGGTATGCCGGCCCCAACCCCGCGGGACGCAATCTCCGCACAGGGCAGGTCGGTGCGCTGGGGCTGATGATCACCGACTCGCTGCGCTACGCATTCGACGACCCGGCCACCTCGCAGTTGCTCAAAGGCATATCGGAGGTCGGTGAACTCGCCGAGGTCGCGCTGACGCTGCTGCCCTGCCCACTCGAGTCGACCCGGGTGGCCGAGGGTTCCGGCGTGCTCGTGCGGGGCGCGGTGGACGGCTTCCTCGCGTATGCGATGCCGGACGGCCATCCCGGAATGCAGACGGCGATGAGCCGCCGGCTGCCGATAGTCGTGATCGACGGCCCCAACCCTGGCGGACTGCCGCGGGTCGGAATCCGGGATCGGCAGGCCGCCAAGGAGATCGCGGAGCACGTTCTGTCGCTCGGGCACCGGCGTGTCGGGTTTCTCGTCGACCGGCTCGTCCCCGACGGCAAGGGTGGGCCCGTCGACGCCGCCCGCACCCGGGCCGCACGAGACCACGTGATGAAGGAACGCCTCGCCGGATACGCGTCCGCCTGCCGCAAATACACGGTGCCGTGGTCGTCCACCGTGGTCGTCGAAGCAGGCGGGTTCGACTACGAACTGTCGCGCACCGCCGTCGAGACGCTGCTCGATGCCGGTCCCGTGACCGCCGTCATCGCCGCCTCCGACCTGCTGGCCCTCGCGGCCATCGACGTCGCACACGAACGTGGTCTCCGGGTGCCGCAGGATCTGTCGGTGGTCGGTTTCGACGACATTCCCGCGGCCCGGGCCGCCGGACTCACGACGGTCCGGCAACCACTCGTCGACAAGGGCCGCGAGGCCGCGCAACTGCTGCTCGACATCATCGGTGGCGGAGCGGGACGGGAAATCACACTCCCCACCGAGCTCGTCGTCCGCGAGAGCGCCGGACCCGTCACTGCGGACCGGTAA